TAATCAGAAGCAATATACCCGACTTGAAAGGAGACTTTACAGTCGACCAGTTTGCCGCGCAATTGAAACAAGCCATCCCAAAGAAATAAAAACAATTGGAGATTTTCGTAAATTCCAAACGTAAAAGGGCTGTCCTGCAAGGGTAACCCGGAATACGCGAGTTCCAAAATGTAAATGAAGAAGCCTCCAAATTACTGCTAAAGTGGATGCTGGAGGCTTCTTGTGCCTAAGAATATACCCGAAGAGCTTTGAAACCGACTCCCAGTACTTTTCACGCGAAGGGTAGGGCGACTTGGAAATCATTGCTATAGACACTCCCTCTTGAGTCGTGCAAGCCACCATTGCGTCGCAGTAGTCAGGTCGGTTATGTGATCCCCCACACGGGTTCCCGTGTACGCGTGCAGTTGCCTGTGCAGGTTATCGTGGGCCATGCCTGTGAACTTTTTGTGTCAGGTGGGGGTTGAAATGATCGAACGGAAGGATTTTTTATAAAATATCGCGTACATATTAAGTAACGTAGCGTGGCCAATTCGGAATATTTGGCAATAAATCGGTTTATACTAAAACAGCGTGTCGACTTCGGTGAACGTCGCAGCGTGTCGGTTTCTGCAAACAAATTTTGCGGCGAGGAAGGAAATTGTCAGGACCTGTAGAATAATAGATTCACCGGATCAAATTGTAGTTTCCAATAAAAAATTGAATTCGCTTGAAGGAGATGCCTCCACATTGGCGAATATCAAAATGTATTCTGGCAGTCGGCCTCGAAGTACAGAAAGGTGATGTATGATGAGGCGAATCCCGGAAGAGATTATTGAACGAGTCCGCCAGCATTTTGATATCGTGGATTTCGTCTCCGAGTATGTGCCGCTGAAACGATCGGGGCGATCTTTTGTCGGACTTTGTCCGTTCCATTCGGAAAAGACCCCGTCGTTTTCTGTGTCTCAGACGAAGCAACTGTATCATTGTTTCGGTTGTGGCGCCGGCGGCAACCTGATCACGTTCGTGATGCAAATCGAGAACCTGTCGTTTGTGGAGGCAGTCGAGCATCTCGCCAAACGAGCGGGTCTTGCGTTGCCCGAACGGGAGGAGATGGATGAGAATTCGCCGGAGGCGATTCGCCGCAAACAGTTGTTGCGATGCCACGACCTGGCAGCCAAATACTACCATCATATTCTGATGAACACGGAAGCGGGCTTGCCGGCTTTGCAATATCTTCAGGCACGCGGGCTGACGTTGATGACGATCGAAGAATTCCAGCTTGGCTACGCGCCCGATCGTTGGGACGTCCTGCTCCGGTTTTTGAAAAAACGCGGGTTTGAAGAGGAATTGCTCGAGCAGGCGGGATTGCTTTCGGCAAGCGCCCAGCAGCCGGGCCGTTATTTTGACCGGTTCCGCGGGCGGGTGATGTTTCCCATCCAGGACGGGCAAGGCCGCGTGATTGGCTTTGGCGGCCGCGCGTTGGGCAAGGGAGAGCCGAAGTATCTCAACTCCCCCGAGACGGAACTGTTTCAAAAAGGCCGCCATCTGTTTAATTTGCACCGGGCGAGGCAGCCGATCCGGCAGAGCGGCAGGGCGATTTTGCTGGAAGGGTACATGGATGTGATCATGGCCCATCAGCACGGAATCAAAAATGTGGTGGCCGTGCTTGGGACCGCCTTGACGGCGGAACAGGCGAAGATTCTGCAGCGCAACGCGAGCGAGATTCTGCTGATGTACGACGGTGACCGAGCTGGTCAGAACGCCGCCGTTCGCAGTTCGCAAGTGATCGCCGAGGTTGGAGGGACCCCGCGCGTGACGGTGCTGCCCGACAGGCTGGATCCGGACGAATTTTTGCAGAAATACGGGGCGACCGCCTTTGAACGGCTGGCGGCGGAAGGTTCGATGTCGTCGACCGCGTTCAAGCTGCAGTTGCTGCGCCACAACAGCCAGCTGTCCACACAGGAAGGCGTGGTCGCCTTTCTGTCAGAGGCGGTGCGGATCATCGCCGACGTCAAAAGCCCGGTTGAACGGGAGGCGTATTTGCGCGAAC
This is a stretch of genomic DNA from Effusibacillus pohliae DSM 22757. It encodes these proteins:
- the dnaG gene encoding DNA primase translates to MRRIPEEIIERVRQHFDIVDFVSEYVPLKRSGRSFVGLCPFHSEKTPSFSVSQTKQLYHCFGCGAGGNLITFVMQIENLSFVEAVEHLAKRAGLALPEREEMDENSPEAIRRKQLLRCHDLAAKYYHHILMNTEAGLPALQYLQARGLTLMTIEEFQLGYAPDRWDVLLRFLKKRGFEEELLEQAGLLSASAQQPGRYFDRFRGRVMFPIQDGQGRVIGFGGRALGKGEPKYLNSPETELFQKGRHLFNLHRARQPIRQSGRAILLEGYMDVIMAHQHGIKNVVAVLGTALTAEQAKILQRNASEILLMYDGDRAGQNAAVRSSQVIAEVGGTPRVTVLPDRLDPDEFLQKYGATAFERLAAEGSMSSTAFKLQLLRHNSQLSTQEGVVAFLSEAVRIIADVKSPVEREAYLRELAGEFQVSLESLLQEMRIAASEQKAGDKSASKWDTNINNGGRMFRSFHNPLPAHVQAERKLLTYMLIDPQVARQVKETIVDEFSVEEHAALAVFLYLYYEDHAEADPAHFISRLEDEKLIRLASELAFEAESIDTRPGLAEEYILRMQKYSIEKRLRSIPKEMEEAVKRGDLQAFQALKQEQLALRQKLN